One Ignavibacterium sp. DNA segment encodes these proteins:
- the dusB gene encoding tRNA dihydrouridine synthase DusB codes for MFKVGNVEIDKAILLAPMEDVTDVSFRLVCKELGADVVYTEFVNSEGLVRSNERTHNKLKIIEAERPVGIQIYGNNIESMVGAAKIADAENPDMIDINAGCWVKNVVGSGAGSALLKDIPYLTKLVKAVVDSVDSPVTVKTRIGWDNNSIQIVEVAKRLEDIGIKALTVHCRTRSMGHKGDADWSWIPKVKESVSIPVVLNGNVLYPGDVKRAFRETNADGVMIARGAIGNPWIFLEAKEILSKGYIQTKIDDEKKINTCLRHLELAVGIKGERRAVIEHRKFYSGYLKGMHHASRVRNELMQYTELNPVKETLFRFLEELKKTESIF; via the coding sequence ATGTTTAAAGTTGGAAATGTTGAAATAGATAAAGCAATTCTTCTTGCACCAATGGAAGATGTTACAGATGTTTCATTTCGTTTGGTGTGCAAAGAGCTTGGTGCAGATGTAGTTTATACTGAATTTGTAAACTCTGAGGGATTAGTCCGCTCAAATGAGCGAACACACAACAAACTTAAAATTATTGAAGCTGAAAGACCAGTTGGAATTCAGATCTATGGAAATAATATTGAATCAATGGTTGGTGCTGCAAAAATTGCAGATGCAGAAAATCCAGATATGATTGATATTAATGCCGGATGTTGGGTTAAAAATGTAGTTGGCAGCGGAGCAGGCTCAGCTTTACTAAAGGATATCCCGTACCTTACAAAACTTGTAAAAGCAGTTGTTGATTCAGTTGATAGCCCTGTAACTGTAAAAACGAGAATTGGCTGGGATAATAATTCAATTCAAATTGTTGAAGTAGCAAAACGACTTGAAGATATTGGAATAAAGGCTTTAACTGTTCACTGCAGAACAAGATCAATGGGGCATAAAGGTGATGCCGACTGGAGCTGGATTCCTAAAGTGAAGGAGTCAGTATCTATTCCGGTTGTTCTTAACGGAAATGTTCTTTATCCAGGAGATGTTAAACGCGCTTTCAGAGAAACTAACGCTGATGGTGTTATGATTGCCCGCGGAGCAATTGGTAATCCATGGATATTTTTGGAAGCTAAGGAAATTTTATCAAAAGGATATATCCAGACTAAAATTGACGATGAAAAGAAAATCAACACTTGCTTAAGACATTTAGAACTTGCCGTCGGAATAAAAGGCGAAAGACGAGCAGTAATTGAGCATAGAAAATTTTATTCAGGATATTTAAAAGGTATGCATCATGCATCTCGTGTCAGAAACGAGTTGATGCAGTACACAGAGTTAAATCCGGTTAAAGAAACTTTATTCAGATTTTTAGAAGAGCTAAAGAAAACTGAATCTATATTCTAA
- a CDS encoding histone H1 has product MEKFNQLVQFVQSLEGDFQKFYVKEQAAAGTRVRKGLSDLRKLCQEIRNDVQAVKAARKAPKP; this is encoded by the coding sequence ATGGAAAAATTTAATCAATTGGTACAATTCGTTCAAAGTTTGGAAGGTGATTTCCAAAAATTTTATGTGAAAGAACAAGCTGCTGCCGGTACAAGAGTACGCAAAGGTTTGAGCGATCTCAGAAAATTATGTCAGGAAATCAGAAATGATGTTCAGGCAGTAAAAGCTGCTAGAAAAGCTCCTAAACCATAA
- a CDS encoding prolyl oligopeptidase family serine peptidase translates to MNREFRLKTNEGNVLDISVNGLENINKAHCLILVHGFKGFKDWGFFPFTSEQLSKCGYFVVSFNFSHNGVDKTGSDLFDVESFAKNTVSLEVSELVQIIKACKSGFFGNTVAQKIGLIGHSRGGGTAILSSLIEEADVYVVWASIAKFDRYTERQKVEWRNKGTMHIVNSRTKQTLLMNVEMLEDIEKNKENSLSIKKAVNNLNKPLLIIHGTEDLTVPVTEGEQIYNWSNKSITEFKKIPACGHTFDIVHPFTGSNKKFDLVIQTTKEFLNVNFI, encoded by the coding sequence ATGAACAGAGAATTTAGACTGAAAACAAATGAGGGTAATGTTCTTGATATTTCTGTCAATGGATTAGAAAACATTAATAAAGCTCATTGTTTGATTTTAGTGCACGGTTTTAAAGGATTTAAGGATTGGGGCTTTTTTCCGTTTACATCTGAGCAGCTATCTAAATGTGGATACTTTGTTGTTTCTTTCAATTTTTCGCATAATGGGGTTGACAAAACAGGTTCGGATTTATTTGATGTTGAGAGTTTTGCAAAAAACACAGTATCTCTGGAAGTATCTGAACTTGTTCAAATTATCAAAGCTTGTAAATCGGGATTTTTTGGAAATACTGTTGCTCAAAAGATTGGATTGATTGGTCATAGCCGGGGCGGCGGAACAGCAATTCTAAGTAGTCTGATTGAAGAAGCTGATGTATATGTTGTTTGGGCGTCGATTGCAAAATTTGATAGATATACCGAAAGGCAAAAAGTTGAATGGAGAAACAAAGGAACAATGCATATTGTAAATTCACGCACAAAGCAAACGTTACTGATGAATGTTGAAATGCTGGAAGATATAGAGAAAAATAAAGAAAATTCATTAAGTATTAAAAAAGCAGTAAACAATCTGAACAAACCCTTATTAATTATTCATGGAACTGAAGATCTTACAGTTCCTGTTACTGAAGGTGAACAAATTTATAACTGGAGTAACAAATCAATTACAGAGTTTAAAAAGATTCCCGCTTGCGGACATACTTTTGATATTGTGCATCCTTTTACCGGCAGTAATAAGAAATTTGATCTGGTCATTCAGACAACAAAAGAGTTCCTGAATGTAAATTTTATTTAA
- a CDS encoding adenine phosphoribosyltransferase produces MDLKSYIRNIENFPKPGIMFRDITTLLKNPLVFNYTLDLLFSLIKDKKIDKVVGIESRGFIFGAVLAYKLNAGFIPVRKPGKLPAEKVAISYSLEYGEDKLEIHKDAIKPGDKVLIHDDLLATGGTMNAVCSLIEKLGGEIVQLSFVIELSFLQGREKLKKYDIRSIVNYVDEK; encoded by the coding sequence ATGGATTTAAAATCTTACATCAGGAATATTGAAAATTTTCCCAAACCGGGCATTATGTTTCGTGATATAACAACCCTGCTTAAAAATCCTTTAGTATTTAATTATACTCTTGATTTATTATTTTCTTTGATTAAAGATAAAAAAATCGATAAAGTAGTCGGTATAGAATCACGCGGATTTATTTTTGGTGCAGTATTGGCTTATAAACTTAATGCCGGATTTATTCCTGTGCGAAAACCGGGAAAACTACCCGCCGAAAAAGTTGCAATCTCTTATTCGCTTGAATATGGAGAGGATAAACTCGAAATTCATAAAGATGCTATTAAACCGGGAGATAAAGTATTAATCCATGATGATCTGCTTGCAACCGGCGGAACAATGAATGCAGTATGCAGCTTAATTGAAAAGCTTGGCGGTGAAATTGTTCAATTGTCTTTTGTTATTGAATTATCCTTCTTACAAGGAAGGGAGAAA
- a CDS encoding CapA family protein translates to MKNLIISLSVLSTFVFNIPSTQILDDYKSAVRTDSTITITISVVGDLMCHSPQFEYAKVGKDSFDFTPTYRNVKRYLESSDFTFGNLETVTAGKKNGGFTGYPFFNSPSQYLDALKSVGFDLLVTANNHSIDRGENGVLLTIDELIKRNINYVGTYSSQTDRDSVRVYDIKGINIAFLAYSYGTNGNPIPKGKNYLINLIDFNLIEQDIKTARNNGAELVLVHYHFGDEYIREPVKAQRDAVNKAIEFGADIIIGGHPHVLQPVDFFRTVNGKLDTGFVAYSMGNFISNQRDRFKDAGIIITLNILKDFNDNKITINEVNYLPTWVFKGNTLNGREYVIIPSTFQNDSTITLSLADIKRMNQAFQDTRDIVNKYSTNPKLKEIIDIKEID, encoded by the coding sequence ATGAAAAATTTAATTATCTCATTATCAGTTTTATCTACATTTGTATTTAATATTCCATCAACCCAAATACTTGATGATTATAAAAGTGCTGTCAGAACAGATAGTACTATTACAATCACCATTTCTGTGGTTGGTGATTTAATGTGCCACAGTCCTCAATTTGAATATGCTAAAGTTGGTAAAGATAGTTTTGATTTTACTCCTACTTACAGAAATGTAAAAAGATATCTTGAATCATCCGATTTCACTTTCGGAAATCTGGAAACTGTTACTGCTGGGAAAAAAAACGGAGGTTTTACCGGATATCCTTTTTTTAATTCACCATCTCAATATCTTGATGCACTAAAATCTGTTGGATTCGATTTACTTGTAACTGCTAATAATCATTCTATTGATAGAGGTGAAAATGGTGTGCTTTTAACAATTGATGAACTGATAAAACGCAATATTAATTATGTTGGCACTTATAGTTCTCAAACTGACCGGGATTCTGTAAGAGTGTATGATATTAAAGGAATTAATATTGCTTTTCTTGCTTATAGTTATGGAACAAATGGTAATCCAATTCCAAAAGGGAAAAATTATTTAATTAATCTTATTGATTTTAACTTAATTGAACAGGATATTAAAACAGCAAGAAATAATGGAGCTGAATTAGTTTTAGTTCATTATCATTTTGGAGATGAATATATCCGTGAGCCTGTTAAAGCTCAGAGAGATGCTGTTAATAAAGCGATTGAATTTGGAGCGGATATTATTATTGGAGGACATCCGCATGTTCTTCAGCCTGTGGATTTTTTTCGGACAGTAAATGGAAAGCTTGATACCGGATTTGTTGCCTATTCAATGGGAAACTTTATTTCAAACCAGAGAGATAGATTTAAAGATGCTGGTATTATTATTACTCTGAATATCTTAAAAGATTTTAATGATAATAAAATTACTATCAATGAAGTAAATTATCTTCCCACCTGGGTATTTAAAGGAAATACTCTAAACGGCAGAGAATATGTGATAATTCCTTCTACATTTCAGAATGATTCAACCATAACTTTATCATTAGCAGATATAAAAAGAATGAATCAGGCATTTCAGGATACAAGGGATATAGTTAATAAATATTCAACAAATCCTAAGTTAAAAGAAATAATAGACATAAAAGAAATTGATTAG
- a CDS encoding (Fe-S)-binding protein, with translation MELKNIIFILIFIITFAFFGYSVNNLIKYLKVAKKKDDRFDDIPTRLKRVWNIAFAQTKLLREPLAGLLHLLIFWGFVLFIFAVLESIIQGFYSSFSLSFLGAFYSLITVVQDIFGLLVIGSVLLSLYRRYIQKVPRLQVDKHGMKDAAFILILIMFIVISMYGQNASGFANNGMMYHPHELRPISSFIAGIFFNGQTANTLVLYEIFWWMHVLMIFGFLNYLPYSKHLHILTSIPNVFFANLDPVRNTLKKIDLEDENIETFGVADIDQFSWKQILDGYSCTECGRCTWNCPANIVGKSLSPRELIVDIRRRTFDKAPLIVEGKTEGELYEKTLIHNYISDKVLWQCTTCLACVQECPVMIEHVDSIVDMRRNLVLTESEFPPQLNPVFKSLETNYTPWAFNAADRAAWAEGMNIKTMAEDKDGEVLFWVGCAGSFDDRYKKVTKAFATIMQKAGIDFRILGTEEKCNGDTARRLGNEYLAQMMMRENIETLNNYGVKKVVTACPHCFHSLKNEFPQFGGNYEVTHHTVFIEELIAKGKIQIKDESENQKVTYHDSCYLGRYNNIYDAPRNSLSKVAGLDIVEMKRNKSKGFCCGAGGGRMFLEDDEGGRINEERTREALETNADTIASACPFCMTMITDGVKHFEKTDEVAVKDIAEIILENIK, from the coding sequence ATGGAATTAAAAAACATAATATTCATACTGATTTTTATTATAACCTTTGCTTTTTTCGGTTATAGTGTTAATAATCTCATAAAATATCTTAAGGTTGCAAAAAAGAAGGACGATAGATTTGATGATATTCCGACAAGATTGAAAAGAGTATGGAATATTGCCTTTGCTCAAACAAAACTATTGCGTGAACCACTTGCCGGTCTGCTCCATCTTTTAATTTTTTGGGGATTTGTTCTGTTTATTTTTGCTGTACTAGAAAGTATTATACAAGGATTCTATTCATCATTTTCACTTTCCTTTCTCGGAGCGTTTTATTCTTTAATTACTGTGGTTCAGGATATTTTTGGATTACTGGTGATTGGTTCAGTTCTGCTTTCACTTTACAGAAGATATATCCAAAAAGTACCTAGATTGCAGGTTGATAAACATGGGATGAAAGATGCTGCTTTTATTCTTATCCTTATTATGTTTATTGTAATATCAATGTATGGTCAAAATGCTTCCGGGTTTGCCAATAATGGAATGATGTATCATCCGCACGAATTAAGACCGATCTCTTCATTTATAGCTGGAATATTTTTTAACGGTCAAACTGCAAATACACTAGTTCTTTATGAAATATTTTGGTGGATGCATGTTTTAATGATATTTGGATTCTTAAACTATCTTCCATACTCTAAACACTTACATATTTTAACCTCAATTCCTAATGTGTTCTTCGCTAATCTTGATCCGGTCAGGAATACACTTAAGAAAATTGATCTCGAAGATGAAAATATTGAAACATTTGGAGTTGCAGATATTGATCAGTTTAGCTGGAAGCAAATATTGGATGGATATTCCTGTACCGAATGCGGAAGATGTACTTGGAATTGTCCTGCAAACATTGTAGGTAAGTCGTTATCACCAAGGGAGTTAATTGTAGACATCAGAAGAAGAACTTTTGATAAAGCTCCATTGATTGTTGAAGGGAAAACTGAGGGTGAGCTTTATGAAAAAACTTTAATTCATAATTACATTTCGGATAAAGTACTGTGGCAGTGCACTACTTGTTTAGCTTGTGTTCAAGAGTGTCCGGTAATGATTGAACATGTTGATTCAATTGTAGATATGAGAAGGAATTTAGTTTTAACAGAATCAGAATTTCCGCCGCAATTAAATCCTGTATTTAAGAGCCTTGAAACTAATTACACTCCGTGGGCATTTAATGCTGCGGATAGAGCAGCCTGGGCTGAAGGAATGAACATAAAAACGATGGCAGAAGATAAGGATGGTGAAGTTTTATTCTGGGTTGGCTGTGCTGGTTCATTTGATGACAGATATAAAAAAGTTACAAAAGCTTTTGCCACTATAATGCAGAAAGCAGGCATTGATTTCAGAATACTTGGAACTGAAGAGAAATGTAACGGTGATACAGCAAGGAGATTGGGTAACGAATATTTAGCCCAAATGATGATGCGCGAGAATATTGAAACCCTGAATAATTACGGTGTAAAAAAAGTAGTAACAGCTTGTCCTCATTGTTTTCATTCATTAAAGAACGAGTTTCCTCAGTTCGGAGGTAATTATGAAGTTACTCATCATACTGTGTTTATAGAAGAGTTGATTGCAAAAGGCAAAATTCAGATTAAAGATGAATCTGAAAACCAAAAAGTTACATATCACGATTCATGTTACTTAGGCAGATATAATAATATTTATGATGCTCCAAGAAATTCGTTAAGTAAGGTTGCTGGTTTGGATATTGTTGAGATGAAAAGAAATAAGAGTAAAGGATTTTGCTGCGGAGCCGGAGGTGGAAGAATGTTTCTTGAAGATGATGAAGGTGGAAGGATAAATGAAGAAAGAACAAGAGAAGCCTTGGAAACAAATGCTGATACAATTGCTTCTGCCTGTCCGTTTTGTATGACAATGATAACTGATGGAGTAAAACATTTTGAAAAGACTGATGAAGTTGCTGTTAAAGATATTGCAGAAATAATTCTGGAAAACATAAAATAA
- a CDS encoding enoyl-CoA hydratase/isomerase family protein gives MIKSEIINNTAVITLNRPEKRNALHPFMVEQMKGSLKEFADNDVVHSLIITGEGNTFCAGADLEYLNNLSDNNAIENYDDSRSLAEMYLTIYEFPKPTIAAVNGAAIAGGCGLASVCDFILAHPEESKFGYSEVKIGFIPAIVSIFLIKRIGEGMAKQLLLEGDRISGKRAYEIGFVNYLSENVFEKSLSLSEKLNKNSFASIKQTKQMINQISNLSVREAVNHCINLNVISRSTADFKNGINSFLNKDK, from the coding sequence ATGATAAAATCTGAAATTATAAATAATACAGCGGTTATAACTCTAAACCGACCTGAAAAAAGAAATGCTTTACATCCCTTTATGGTTGAGCAGATGAAAGGAAGTCTTAAAGAGTTTGCTGATAATGATGTTGTTCATTCTTTAATCATAACTGGTGAAGGTAATACTTTTTGCGCAGGTGCTGATTTAGAATATCTGAATAACTTATCTGATAATAATGCAATTGAAAACTATGATGATTCAAGATCACTTGCAGAAATGTATTTAACGATATACGAATTTCCAAAACCAACAATTGCAGCAGTTAATGGAGCAGCAATTGCCGGCGGTTGTGGGCTGGCTTCTGTTTGTGATTTTATTTTAGCTCATCCCGAAGAAAGTAAATTTGGTTACAGCGAAGTAAAAATTGGATTTATACCTGCTATAGTTTCAATATTTTTAATTAAAAGAATTGGAGAGGGAATGGCAAAACAATTGCTTTTGGAAGGAGATAGAATTTCAGGAAAGAGAGCTTATGAAATCGGTTTTGTAAATTATTTAAGCGAAAATGTATTTGAAAAATCTCTGTCACTTTCAGAAAAATTAAATAAAAACTCATTCGCAAGCATAAAGCAGACTAAACAAATGATTAATCAGATTTCTAATCTTTCTGTCCGCGAAGCAGTTAATCATTGTATAAATCTTAATGTGATAAGCCGTTCAACTGCAGATTTTAAAAATGGGATTAATTCTTTTTTAAATAAGGATAAGTAA